From Demequina capsici, one genomic window encodes:
- the leuC gene encoding 3-isopropylmalate dehydratase large subunit — MGTTLAEKLWDNHLVKKGEDGAPDLIYIDLHMCHEVTSPQAFEGLRLAGRQVRRPDLTIATEDHNTPTLDIDLPIADLTSRTQVDKLRENAKEFGIRIHSLGDADQGIVHVVGPQLGLTMPGMTVVCGDSHTSTHGAFGALAFGIGTSEVEHVLATQTLPLKPFKTMAINVNGTLPKGTTAKDIILAIIAKIGTGGGQGYVLEYRGDAIRNLSMEGRMTICNMSIEAGARAGIIAPDQTTFDYVQGRPHAPEGADWDEAVEFWKTLKTDDDAVFDTEVDLNAADLEPFITWGTNPGQGLPLSANVPSPEDFAEESDREAAANALEYMGLTPGTPFREIPVDTVFLGSCTNGRIEDLRAAAAILQGRKKADNVRLLVVPGSARVRLQAEREGLDKIFLDFGAEWRNAGCSMCLGMNPDQLKPQERSASTSNRNFEGRQGKGGRTHLVSPLVAAATAVRGTLSSPDDLEDAPAALV, encoded by the coding sequence ATGGGCACCACCCTTGCCGAGAAGCTGTGGGACAACCACCTGGTGAAGAAGGGTGAGGACGGCGCGCCCGACCTCATCTACATCGACCTTCACATGTGCCATGAGGTCACCAGCCCCCAGGCCTTCGAGGGCCTGCGACTGGCGGGCCGCCAGGTGCGTCGCCCGGACCTCACCATCGCGACCGAGGACCACAACACCCCCACGCTCGACATCGACCTCCCCATCGCGGATCTGACGAGCCGCACCCAGGTCGACAAGCTGCGCGAGAACGCCAAGGAGTTCGGCATCCGCATCCACTCGCTGGGCGACGCCGACCAGGGCATCGTGCACGTCGTCGGTCCGCAGCTCGGTCTCACCATGCCCGGCATGACCGTCGTCTGCGGAGACTCCCACACGTCGACGCACGGCGCTTTCGGCGCGCTGGCGTTCGGCATCGGCACGTCCGAGGTGGAGCACGTGCTCGCCACGCAGACCCTCCCGCTGAAGCCGTTCAAGACGATGGCCATCAACGTCAACGGCACGCTCCCCAAGGGCACGACCGCCAAGGACATCATCCTGGCGATCATCGCGAAGATCGGCACCGGCGGCGGCCAGGGCTATGTGCTCGAGTACCGAGGCGACGCCATCCGCAACCTCTCCATGGAGGGGCGCATGACGATCTGCAACATGTCCATCGAGGCGGGCGCACGCGCCGGCATCATCGCCCCCGACCAGACGACCTTCGACTACGTGCAGGGTCGCCCGCACGCCCCCGAGGGCGCCGACTGGGACGAGGCTGTCGAGTTCTGGAAGACGCTCAAGACCGACGACGACGCGGTATTCGACACTGAGGTGGACCTGAACGCGGCCGACCTCGAGCCCTTCATCACCTGGGGCACCAACCCCGGCCAGGGACTGCCGCTCTCCGCCAACGTGCCCAGCCCCGAGGACTTCGCCGAGGAGTCGGACCGCGAGGCTGCCGCCAACGCGCTCGAGTACATGGGTCTGACCCCCGGCACCCCGTTCCGCGAGATCCCCGTCGACACCGTGTTCCTCGGCTCGTGCACGAACGGCCGCATCGAGGATCTCCGGGCCGCCGCCGCGATCCTGCAGGGCCGCAAGAAGGCCGACAACGTGCGCCTGCTCGTCGTCCCCGGGTCCGCCCGCGTTCGCCTGCAGGCCGAGCGCGAGGGGCTCGACAAGATCTTCCTCGACTTCGGCGCGGAGTGGCGCAACGCAGGCTGCTCGATGTGCCTGGGCATGAACCCCGACCAGCTCAAGCCGCAGGAGCGCTCGGCCTCCACGTCGAACCGCAACTTCGAGGGACGCCAGGGCAAGGGTGGCCGCACCCACCTGGTGTCCCCGCTGGTCGCCGCCGCCACCGCGGTGCGCGGCACCCTGTCCAGCCCCGACGACCTCGAGGACGCCCCTGCGGCGCTCGTGTAA
- the leuD gene encoding 3-isopropylmalate dehydratase small subunit codes for MEKFTTHTGVGVPLRRSNVDTDQIIPAVYLKRITRTGFEDALFAAWRGDESFILNQPEYANGSVLVAGPDFGTGSSREHAVWALKDYGFKVVLASRFADIFRGNSGKQGLVTGIVSQENVELLWKVLETEPGKEITVSLEDRTVTCGELTVPFEIDDYVRWRLMEGLDDIGLTLRDEEAITAFEGTRESWRPRTLPAKTLPKEEIVAARPVDA; via the coding sequence ATGGAGAAGTTCACCACCCACACCGGCGTCGGCGTCCCGTTGCGCCGCTCGAACGTCGACACCGATCAGATCATCCCTGCGGTGTACCTCAAGCGCATCACGCGCACGGGATTCGAGGACGCGCTCTTCGCCGCCTGGCGCGGTGACGAGTCGTTCATCCTGAACCAGCCCGAGTACGCGAACGGATCCGTCCTGGTCGCCGGCCCCGACTTCGGCACCGGGTCGTCGCGCGAGCACGCCGTCTGGGCCCTCAAGGACTACGGCTTCAAGGTCGTGCTCGCCTCCCGATTCGCCGACATCTTCCGCGGCAACTCGGGCAAGCAGGGCCTCGTCACCGGCATCGTCAGCCAGGAGAACGTCGAGCTGCTGTGGAAGGTGCTCGAGACGGAGCCCGGCAAGGAGATCACCGTCTCCCTCGAGGACCGGACCGTGACCTGCGGCGAGCTGACAGTGCCGTTCGAGATCGATGACTATGTCCGGTGGCGCCTCATGGAGGGTCTGGACGACATCGGGCTGACCTTGCGAGACGAGGAGGCGATCACCGCCTTCGAGGGCACCCGTGAGTCGTGGCGCCCCCGCACGCTTCCGGCGAAGACCCTCCCCAAGGAGGAGATCGTCGCGGCGCGTCCCGTCGACGCCTGA
- a CDS encoding TetR/AcrR family transcriptional regulator, whose protein sequence is MDSEAVVTRRRGAALERAILDAAWDVLTESGYDAFTLEAVAHRAGTSRTVLARRWSDRAELRTAALRRRGHLDPIEPLDTGSLRDDVLVLLGDASLHLDRYIALLYTSAAGEGALRDAVPARLRDVFLSDAAARMEDAWFRAIDRGEAPQGSVDPWLLALPFDLFSAEVLMTRTAPGALRLAWIVDEVFMPLVRGRLASVGDAR, encoded by the coding sequence GTGGACTCTGAGGCGGTGGTGACGCGACGTCGTGGCGCCGCGCTCGAACGGGCGATCCTCGACGCTGCCTGGGATGTGCTCACCGAGTCCGGCTACGACGCGTTCACGCTCGAGGCAGTCGCGCATCGCGCGGGCACCAGCCGCACGGTCCTCGCGCGCCGCTGGAGCGATCGTGCGGAGCTCAGGACTGCCGCCCTGCGGCGGCGGGGGCACCTCGATCCCATCGAGCCGCTCGACACGGGCTCCCTGCGAGACGACGTGCTCGTGCTGCTCGGCGACGCCTCCCTGCACCTGGATCGTTACATCGCGCTGCTCTACACCTCGGCGGCGGGAGAGGGCGCGCTGCGCGACGCCGTGCCGGCGCGGTTGCGTGACGTGTTCCTGTCCGATGCCGCGGCTCGCATGGAGGACGCCTGGTTTCGCGCCATCGATCGGGGCGAGGCGCCGCAGGGCTCCGTCGATCCGTGGCTGCTGGCGCTTCCGTTCGACCTGTTCAGCGCAGAGGTGCTCATGACGAGGACCGCGCCCGGAGCCTTGCGCCTGGCGTGGATCGTGGATGAGGTGTTCATGCCTCTGGTGCGCGGTCGGCTCGCGTCCGTCGGGGATGCGCGATGA
- a CDS encoding nucleoside/nucleotide kinase family protein, translating to MTEQTPPPVSDLARALAAQLVQEADASAGTRVVGIAGGPGSGKSTLAAAVVTTIRDRRPELAPALVPMDGFHLSQAELERRHLADRKGAPETFAPEALAAVLDEVHAPRSVPVPVPDYDRLLHEPVHGRLAVPPETRIVVVEGNWLGLDASPWLRVRERLDLLLFLDVPWEVCRERLIERRVATGRVRAAAQAWVDAVDAENYWLAHDSSRRADRVLTPGNDRR from the coding sequence ATGACCGAGCAGACGCCTCCGCCGGTGTCCGACCTTGCGCGAGCCCTTGCCGCCCAGCTGGTGCAGGAGGCCGACGCGTCGGCCGGGACCCGTGTGGTCGGCATCGCCGGGGGACCCGGGTCGGGCAAGTCGACGCTCGCGGCCGCGGTCGTGACGACGATCCGCGACCGCAGGCCAGAGCTGGCGCCGGCGCTCGTGCCCATGGACGGCTTCCACCTGTCGCAGGCAGAGCTCGAACGCAGGCACCTGGCCGACCGGAAGGGAGCCCCGGAGACGTTCGCTCCGGAGGCGCTCGCCGCCGTGCTCGACGAGGTGCATGCGCCGCGATCCGTGCCTGTGCCCGTGCCCGACTACGACCGGCTCCTGCACGAGCCGGTCCACGGCCGCCTCGCCGTGCCTCCCGAGACGCGCATCGTCGTGGTCGAGGGCAACTGGCTCGGGCTCGACGCGTCGCCATGGCTTCGTGTCCGGGAGCGGCTCGACCTGCTCCTGTTCCTCGACGTGCCGTGGGAGGTGTGCCGCGAGCGGCTCATTGAACGACGCGTGGCCACGGGACGCGTGCGGGCGGCGGCGCAGGCGTGGGTGGACGCCGTCGATGCGGAGAACTACTGGCTGGCGCACGACTCCTCGCGCCGCGCGGACCGGGTGCTGACGCCGGGCAACGATCGACGATGA
- a CDS encoding PfkB family carbohydrate kinase, translated as MTTPPRVLLAGLATLDVVQLVDRLPRPNEKVGALDFLVAAGGPAANAAVASARCGSAAIFVTALPRHPLANQVVADLVAHGVEVHVAEADGDGPPPTAAIMVTRSSGDRAVVSPTGSAMAERPTPDGLDADTLLAAVDAVLIDGYHRHLSLPLARAARMRGVPVILDAGSWKAYSDEVLAVVDVAVVSDDFAPPGTEGGSDAVIDALLSRGVRCVIITRGSDAVLYRTPVSAGEVEIATVPVADTLGAGDFFHGAFAHRVAELGLDDERIPDDIAWASAVAGASLGAFGTRSWLERPLPHER; from the coding sequence GTGACCACGCCTCCTCGCGTCCTGCTGGCCGGTCTCGCGACGCTCGACGTCGTGCAGCTGGTGGACAGGCTCCCCCGACCGAACGAGAAGGTCGGCGCGCTGGACTTCCTTGTCGCGGCGGGCGGGCCGGCCGCCAACGCGGCCGTCGCCTCGGCTCGATGCGGCTCAGCCGCGATCTTCGTGACGGCTCTTCCGCGGCATCCGCTGGCGAACCAGGTGGTCGCCGATCTCGTCGCACACGGCGTGGAGGTGCACGTGGCGGAGGCGGACGGCGACGGCCCACCGCCCACGGCCGCGATCATGGTCACGAGATCGAGCGGCGACCGCGCGGTGGTCTCACCGACCGGATCCGCCATGGCCGAGCGTCCGACGCCCGACGGGCTGGACGCGGACACGCTGCTCGCCGCCGTGGACGCCGTGCTGATCGACGGCTACCACCGGCACCTGAGCCTGCCGCTCGCTCGGGCGGCGCGCATGCGCGGGGTGCCGGTGATCCTCGACGCCGGAAGCTGGAAGGCCTACTCCGACGAGGTCCTCGCCGTGGTGGACGTCGCCGTGGTGTCGGACGACTTCGCGCCGCCTGGCACGGAGGGAGGCTCCGACGCGGTCATCGACGCGCTGCTCTCCCGGGGCGTGCGCTGCGTGATCATCACCCGCGGCTCGGATGCGGTGCTCTACCGGACGCCCGTCTCAGCCGGGGAGGTCGAGATCGCGACGGTACCGGTGGCGGACACCCTGGGAGCAGGAGACTTCTTCCACGGCGCGTTCGCGCACCGTGTCGCCGAGCTGGGACTCGACGACGAGCGCATCCCCGACGACATCGCGTGGGCCTCGGCGGTGGCCGGCGCCTCCCTGGGCGCGTTCGGCACGCGCTCCTGGCTCGAGAGGCCCCTGCCGCACGAGCGCTGA